In a single window of the Microbacterium sp. Root61 genome:
- a CDS encoding TetR/AcrR family transcriptional regulator, with the protein MVDGVPDTQTAILDAALEEVLSHGIRRTSVSDIARRAGVARQTLYRYWPDAQSVFAALVTRELLAVLPGSERDAATLDELVEVLVSTTSHMRRMALVDRLRDTDPELFAHYILDRLGTSQRAIHAELARRIAHGQQAGYVRAGDPAQLAAVVLLTAQASVQSAPLVAEWIDDDGWSAELEHLLRGYLGCRS; encoded by the coding sequence ATGGTCGATGGTGTTCCGGATACGCAGACGGCGATTCTCGATGCGGCGCTCGAGGAGGTGCTCTCGCACGGCATTCGGCGCACGAGCGTGTCGGACATCGCTCGGCGCGCCGGTGTGGCGCGCCAGACGCTGTACCGGTACTGGCCCGACGCGCAGTCCGTCTTCGCCGCGTTGGTGACCCGCGAGCTCCTGGCGGTGCTGCCGGGGTCCGAGCGTGACGCCGCCACGCTCGACGAGCTCGTCGAGGTGCTGGTGTCCACCACCAGTCACATGCGTCGTATGGCCCTGGTCGATCGCCTGCGCGACACCGACCCGGAGCTGTTCGCGCACTACATCCTGGATCGGCTGGGGACGAGCCAGCGCGCGATCCACGCCGAGCTCGCGCGGCGGATCGCGCACGGGCAGCAGGCCGGATATGTCCGCGCCGGTGATCCGGCACAGCTCGCGGCCGTGGTGCTGCTCACCGCGCAGGCCTCGGTGCAGTCCGCGCCGCTGGTCGCCGAATGGATCGACGACGACGGCTGGAGCGCCGAGCTCGAACACCTGCTGCGCGGCTACCTGGGGTGCCGGTCATGA
- a CDS encoding glycerol-3-phosphate dehydrogenase/oxidase: MTRTMGRTPFSSALNATRRTRELEALGDAPDIDVLVIGGGVTGAGIALDAASRGLRTVLVERHDLAFGTSRWSSKLVHGGLRYLASGQFGIAHESAAERHLLMTRIAPHLTRPLAQVMPLYAPGHMSRGVYIGAGFALGDGLRRIVGTPDAVLHAPGPIGRNETLRLVPAVRPEELRGGMRGWDGQLIDDARLVVAIARTAAGYGASVLTRVEATQVSGYGAVLRDTLTGTELTVRARAVLNATGVWAGEVDPDVHLRPSRGTHLVVDAARLGGVDVSLTVPVPGSSSRFVFTVPALHGRAYIGLTDVPADGPLPDVPHATDAEIDMLLETVNTMLAEPLQRSDVISTFAGLRPLLTDARGSEDATSDLSRRHAILESSTGVLSVVGGKLTTYRRMAQDGVDEAVRLRLGGTDAVAASVTRSLPLVGAWPRARLDEIAAPARLVRRYGAEAPFLARLPEGSDAARGVTGRELAWGVRVEGALTVDDLLDRRTRLGLVAADRDASVDAATEALAP; encoded by the coding sequence ATGACCCGCACCATGGGGCGCACGCCCTTCTCCTCGGCCCTGAACGCGACCCGGCGCACCCGGGAGCTCGAGGCGCTGGGTGATGCGCCCGACATCGACGTGCTCGTGATCGGGGGCGGCGTCACCGGCGCGGGGATCGCCCTGGATGCCGCCAGCCGCGGCTTGCGCACCGTGCTGGTCGAACGTCACGACCTCGCCTTCGGCACCAGCCGGTGGAGCTCCAAGCTCGTGCACGGCGGCCTCCGCTACCTCGCCTCAGGGCAGTTCGGCATCGCGCACGAGAGCGCGGCCGAGCGTCATCTGCTCATGACGCGGATCGCGCCGCACCTCACCCGGCCCCTGGCGCAGGTCATGCCGCTGTACGCTCCCGGTCACATGTCGCGAGGGGTATACATCGGCGCGGGCTTCGCCCTGGGCGACGGACTGCGCCGCATCGTCGGCACCCCGGACGCGGTCCTGCACGCCCCCGGCCCCATCGGCCGCAACGAGACCCTGCGGCTCGTGCCAGCCGTCCGGCCGGAGGAACTGCGCGGGGGAATGCGCGGGTGGGACGGGCAGCTCATCGACGACGCGCGGCTCGTCGTGGCGATCGCGCGCACCGCCGCCGGGTACGGGGCATCCGTCCTCACCCGTGTGGAGGCCACGCAGGTCTCCGGGTACGGAGCCGTTCTGCGCGACACGCTCACCGGCACCGAGCTCACCGTGCGGGCCCGCGCCGTGCTGAACGCCACCGGCGTGTGGGCGGGCGAGGTCGATCCCGACGTGCATCTGCGACCCAGCCGCGGCACGCACCTCGTCGTCGATGCCGCACGCCTCGGGGGCGTGGACGTCTCGCTCACCGTTCCGGTACCCGGATCGAGCAGCCGCTTCGTCTTCACCGTGCCGGCCCTGCACGGTCGCGCCTACATCGGGCTCACCGATGTGCCGGCCGACGGACCGCTGCCGGACGTGCCGCACGCCACCGATGCCGAGATCGACATGCTGCTCGAGACGGTGAACACGATGCTGGCCGAACCGCTGCAGCGCAGCGATGTGATCTCGACGTTCGCCGGGCTCCGCCCGCTGCTCACCGACGCGCGGGGGAGCGAGGACGCCACCAGCGACCTGTCCCGGCGCCACGCGATCCTGGAGTCCTCCACCGGCGTGCTGAGCGTCGTCGGCGGCAAGCTCACGACCTACCGCCGCATGGCGCAGGACGGCGTGGACGAAGCCGTCCGGCTCCGGCTCGGCGGCACCGATGCCGTGGCCGCGAGCGTGACCCGCTCGCTGCCCCTCGTCGGCGCGTGGCCCCGCGCGCGCCTCGACGAGATCGCCGCGCCGGCCCGTCTCGTGCGCCGGTACGGGGCCGAGGCGCCGTTCCTGGCGCGCCTGCCCGAGGGGTCGGATGCCGCGCGCGGCGTCACCGGGCGCGAGCTCGCGTGGGGCGTGCGGGTGGAAGGGGCCCTCACCGTGGACGACCTCCTGGACCGTCGCACCCGGCTCGGCCTCGTCGCGGCCGACCGCGACGCGTCGGTGGACGCGGCGACGGAGGCCCTCGCGCCGTAG
- a CDS encoding GNAT family N-acetyltransferase, whose translation MADIDARALPQDPYSTAALAEAGLEYRLIPADGDGFPHFLQAVNRGFLGEESTSEQVEASRTAIGFRRMTGIFDRSGLQPLGPVATVDSWITQLTLPGRQTIPMWAISGVTVSPTHRRKGIARAMLEGELRTAAAAGIPIAGLTVSEATIYHRFGFSPATYATDWSIETKRARWIGPRPDGRLDFLDREALPDELSALHERVRNARPGEVAGWPGLWQRQAGTTPGAEGGRKVRAVRYADASGTTRGIAVYRITEHDADFTKNTLNLQQLITETPDAYAALWRFVLEHDLVEVVKAPLRSVDEPLRWMISDQRGASVTTSDHGWLRILDVVTTLQARSYSASGTFVLRVEDALGFADGTWRIDIDAAGAATVTATDAAPDLSMTVNELGSILLGGVRAVTLFAAGRVHGDRDAATALDASFASADTPYLGLWY comes from the coding sequence ATGGCCGATATCGACGCGCGGGCGCTCCCGCAGGACCCTTACTCCACTGCCGCCCTCGCTGAGGCCGGACTCGAGTATCGGCTGATCCCAGCCGACGGCGACGGCTTCCCGCACTTCCTGCAGGCGGTGAACCGTGGATTCCTCGGCGAGGAATCCACGTCCGAGCAGGTCGAGGCGTCGCGGACGGCGATCGGGTTCCGCCGTATGACCGGCATCTTCGACCGCTCGGGTCTGCAGCCCCTCGGTCCGGTCGCGACCGTCGATTCCTGGATCACGCAGCTGACCCTGCCGGGTCGGCAGACGATCCCGATGTGGGCGATCAGCGGCGTCACCGTCTCTCCCACCCACCGGCGCAAGGGCATCGCCCGTGCGATGCTCGAGGGCGAGCTGCGCACGGCGGCGGCGGCCGGCATCCCGATCGCCGGTCTGACGGTGTCCGAGGCGACGATCTACCACCGCTTCGGCTTCTCGCCCGCGACGTATGCGACGGACTGGAGCATCGAGACGAAGCGGGCGCGCTGGATCGGGCCGCGGCCCGATGGTCGGCTCGACTTCCTGGACCGGGAGGCGCTGCCCGATGAGCTGAGCGCTCTGCACGAGCGTGTCCGCAATGCGCGCCCGGGCGAGGTGGCCGGATGGCCGGGGCTGTGGCAGCGCCAGGCGGGGACCACCCCCGGCGCCGAAGGCGGGCGCAAGGTGCGGGCCGTGCGCTATGCGGACGCCTCCGGCACCACGCGCGGCATCGCCGTCTACCGGATCACCGAGCACGACGCCGACTTCACCAAGAACACGCTCAATCTTCAGCAGCTGATCACCGAGACCCCTGATGCCTACGCGGCCCTGTGGCGCTTCGTGCTCGAGCACGACCTCGTCGAGGTCGTGAAGGCTCCGCTGCGCTCGGTCGACGAGCCGTTGCGGTGGATGATCTCCGACCAGCGCGGCGCGAGCGTGACCACGAGCGACCACGGCTGGCTCCGCATCCTGGACGTCGTGACGACCCTGCAGGCACGCAGCTACTCGGCATCCGGCACGTTCGTGCTCCGCGTCGAGGACGCGCTCGGCTTCGCCGACGGCACCTGGCGCATCGACATCGACGCCGCGGGCGCGGCGACGGTGACGGCGACGGATGCCGCCCCCGACCTGTCGATGACGGTCAACGAGCTGGGCTCGATCCTGCTCGGGGGAGTGCGCGCGGTCACGCTGTTCGCAGCCGGTCGCGTGCACGGAGATCGGGATGCCGCGACCGCTCTGGATGCGAGCTTCGCCTCGGCCGACACCCCGTATCTCGGACTCTGGTACTGA
- a CDS encoding multifunctional oxoglutarate decarboxylase/oxoglutarate dehydrogenase thiamine pyrophosphate-binding subunit/dihydrolipoyllysine-residue succinyltransferase subunit has product MSSQVPGVGTSSEGEFGANEWLVDELYEQFTTDKNSVDKAWWPILEAYQPVKVTAPADQSAPPTAAATTPPAASDAHPVTAPIPVIGAQPVARTTAKPAAPQPIPAQAPKVIPPAAADTGDADADAVTPLRGMSKTLAANMDESLTVPTATSVRTVPAKLMIDNRIVINNHMSRTRGGKVSFTHLIGWALIQALKEFPSQNVFYAEVDGKPSVVAPAHVNLGIAIDVPKPDGSRALLVPSIKRADTLTFGEFLTSYEDLIVRARANKLTAADFQGTTISLTNPGGIGTVHSVPRLMKGQGCIVGAGALEYPAEFQGASEKTLNELAIGKTITLTSTYDHRVIQGAGSGEFLKKVHELLIGQRGFYDGIFAALRIPYAPIHWAADINVDLAERVDKTARVQELINSFRVRGHLMADIDPLEYVQRTHPDLEIEEHGLTFWDLDREFVTGGFGGKRQMKLRDILGVLRDSYCRTIGIEYMHIQDPEQRRWFQANVEVKYQKPGHDEQLRILSKLNEGEAFETFLQTKYVGQKRFSLEGGESLIPLLDEILQGAALAGLDGAAIGMAHRGRLNVLTNIAGKTYGQVFREFEGSVAVGSKSGSGDVKYHLGTEGTFVDDRGEELPVLLAANPSHLETVDGVLEGIVRAKQDRKPIGTFAWLPILVHGDAAFAGQGVVVETLQMSQLRGYRTGGTIHVVVNNQVGFTTVPQDARTSVYATDVAKTIQAPIFHVNGDDPEAVVRVAQLASAYRERFHRDVVIDLVCYRRRGHNEGDDPSMTQPLMTNLIEAKRSVRRLYTESLVGRGDITEDEYEQAKRDFQGRLEIAFAETHAAETGASPVVPEGATDEPVTGEPETTAVSGDVVQLIGDAFVNKPEGFTVHTKLQQLLEKRLDMSRNGNVDWAFGELLAFGSLLLEGTAVRLAGQDSRRGTFVQRHAVLHDRANGQEWIPLANLSENQGRFWVYDSLLSEYAAMGFEYGYSVERADALVLWEGQFGDFANGAQSVIDEYISAADQKWGQQSSVVLLLPHGYEGQGPDHSSARIERYLQMCAQDNMTIARPSTPASYFHLLRRQAYARPRRPLVVFTPKAMLRLRGATSPVEDFLGGKFEPVLDDDRTIEASAVKRVLLHAGKIHWDLRSELDKNPNPEIALVRLEQFYPAPIDELNAVLARYPNAELVWVQDEPENQGAWPFIALEVVKHLQDRTIRLVSRTASASPATGSPKVHAREHAEIMKAAITL; this is encoded by the coding sequence GTGTCGAGCCAGGTGCCGGGCGTCGGGACTTCGAGCGAAGGAGAGTTCGGTGCCAATGAATGGCTCGTCGATGAACTCTACGAGCAGTTCACGACAGACAAGAACTCCGTCGACAAGGCCTGGTGGCCGATTCTCGAGGCATATCAGCCCGTGAAGGTGACGGCCCCGGCCGATCAGTCGGCACCGCCGACAGCCGCCGCGACGACACCGCCTGCGGCATCCGATGCCCACCCGGTGACCGCACCGATCCCGGTCATCGGCGCCCAGCCCGTGGCGCGCACGACCGCCAAGCCGGCGGCGCCGCAGCCCATCCCGGCGCAGGCCCCGAAGGTGATTCCGCCGGCGGCCGCCGACACCGGCGACGCCGATGCCGACGCCGTCACCCCGCTGCGCGGCATGAGCAAGACCCTGGCCGCGAACATGGACGAATCCTTGACCGTCCCGACCGCGACCAGCGTGCGCACGGTTCCGGCGAAGCTCATGATCGACAACCGGATCGTGATCAACAACCACATGTCCCGCACCCGCGGCGGCAAGGTCAGCTTCACGCACCTGATCGGCTGGGCCCTCATCCAGGCGCTCAAGGAGTTCCCGAGCCAGAACGTGTTCTACGCCGAGGTCGACGGCAAGCCGTCCGTCGTCGCTCCCGCGCACGTCAACCTCGGCATCGCGATCGACGTCCCCAAGCCCGACGGATCGCGCGCGCTGCTGGTCCCCAGCATCAAGCGCGCCGACACGCTGACGTTCGGCGAGTTCCTCACGTCCTACGAAGACCTCATCGTGCGTGCCCGTGCCAACAAGCTCACGGCCGCCGACTTCCAGGGCACCACGATCTCGCTCACCAACCCGGGCGGCATCGGCACGGTCCACTCCGTGCCGCGTCTGATGAAGGGTCAGGGCTGCATCGTCGGCGCCGGCGCCCTCGAGTACCCGGCGGAGTTCCAGGGCGCCAGCGAGAAGACGCTGAACGAGCTGGCCATCGGCAAGACCATCACGCTGACCAGCACCTACGACCACCGCGTCATCCAGGGTGCCGGCTCGGGCGAGTTCCTCAAGAAGGTGCACGAGCTGCTCATCGGGCAGCGCGGCTTCTACGACGGCATCTTCGCGGCGCTGCGCATCCCGTACGCGCCCATCCACTGGGCCGCCGACATCAACGTCGACCTGGCCGAGCGCGTCGACAAGACCGCCCGCGTGCAGGAGCTCATCAACTCGTTCCGCGTCCGCGGACACCTGATGGCCGACATCGACCCCCTCGAGTACGTGCAGCGCACACACCCCGACCTCGAGATCGAAGAGCACGGCCTCACGTTCTGGGATCTCGACCGTGAATTCGTCACGGGCGGCTTCGGCGGCAAGCGCCAGATGAAGCTGCGCGACATCCTCGGCGTCCTGCGCGACTCGTACTGCCGCACCATCGGCATCGAGTACATGCACATCCAGGACCCCGAGCAGCGTCGCTGGTTCCAGGCCAACGTCGAGGTCAAGTACCAGAAGCCCGGTCACGACGAGCAGCTCCGCATCCTGAGCAAGCTCAACGAGGGCGAGGCGTTCGAGACCTTCCTGCAGACCAAGTACGTCGGGCAGAAGCGCTTCAGCCTCGAGGGCGGCGAGTCCCTGATCCCGCTGCTCGATGAGATCCTGCAGGGCGCAGCCCTCGCGGGCCTGGACGGCGCCGCCATCGGCATGGCGCACCGTGGACGTCTGAATGTCCTCACCAACATCGCGGGCAAGACCTACGGTCAGGTGTTCCGCGAGTTCGAGGGTTCCGTCGCGGTCGGCTCCAAGAGCGGCTCCGGCGACGTGAAGTACCACCTCGGCACCGAGGGCACCTTCGTCGACGACCGCGGCGAGGAGCTCCCCGTGCTCCTCGCGGCCAACCCGTCGCACCTGGAGACCGTCGACGGCGTCCTGGAGGGCATCGTCCGCGCCAAGCAGGACCGCAAGCCCATCGGCACGTTCGCGTGGCTCCCGATCCTCGTGCACGGCGACGCGGCGTTCGCGGGACAGGGTGTCGTCGTCGAGACGCTCCAGATGTCGCAGTTGCGCGGCTACCGCACCGGCGGCACCATCCACGTCGTGGTCAACAACCAGGTCGGCTTCACGACGGTGCCGCAGGATGCCCGCACCTCGGTGTACGCCACGGATGTCGCCAAGACCATCCAGGCGCCCATCTTCCACGTGAACGGCGATGACCCGGAGGCCGTGGTGCGCGTCGCGCAGCTGGCATCCGCGTACCGCGAGCGTTTCCACCGCGACGTCGTCATCGACCTCGTCTGCTACCGCCGCCGCGGTCACAACGAGGGCGACGACCCGTCGATGACGCAACCGCTCATGACGAACCTCATCGAGGCGAAGCGCTCGGTTCGCCGTCTGTACACCGAGTCCCTCGTCGGACGCGGTGACATCACCGAGGACGAGTACGAGCAGGCCAAGCGCGACTTCCAGGGCCGTCTCGAGATCGCGTTCGCCGAGACGCATGCGGCCGAGACCGGCGCGTCGCCGGTCGTGCCGGAGGGCGCGACCGACGAACCTGTCACCGGTGAGCCCGAGACGACCGCCGTCAGCGGGGACGTCGTCCAGCTGATCGGCGACGCGTTCGTGAACAAGCCCGAGGGCTTCACGGTGCACACGAAGCTGCAGCAGCTCCTGGAGAAGCGCCTGGACATGAGCCGCAACGGCAACGTGGACTGGGCCTTCGGCGAGCTGCTGGCCTTCGGATCGCTGCTGCTGGAAGGCACCGCCGTGCGCCTCGCCGGCCAGGACAGCCGCCGCGGCACGTTCGTGCAGCGTCACGCCGTGCTGCACGACCGTGCGAACGGCCAGGAGTGGATCCCGCTCGCGAACCTCAGCGAGAACCAGGGACGTTTCTGGGTCTACGACTCGCTGCTCAGCGAGTACGCCGCGATGGGCTTCGAGTACGGCTACTCGGTGGAGCGGGCGGACGCGCTCGTGCTGTGGGAGGGCCAGTTCGGCGACTTCGCCAACGGCGCCCAGTCGGTCATCGACGAGTACATCTCGGCGGCCGACCAGAAGTGGGGCCAGCAGTCCAGCGTCGTGCTCCTGCTCCCCCACGGCTATGAAGGCCAGGGCCCGGACCACTCGTCGGCCCGCATCGAGCGCTACCTGCAGATGTGCGCACAGGACAACATGACGATCGCGCGTCCGTCGACGCCCGCGTCGTACTTCCACCTGCTGCGCCGTCAGGCCTACGCGCGTCCGCGTCGTCCGCTCGTGGTCTTCACCCCGAAGGCGATGCTGCGTCTGCGCGGCGCGACGAGCCCCGTGGAGGACTTCCTCGGCGGCAAGTTCGAGCCGGTGCTGGACGATGACCGCACCATCGAGGCGTCGGCGGTGAAGCGCGTCCTGCTGCACGCCGGCAAGATCCACTGGGACCTGCGCTCGGAGCTCGACAAGAACCCGAACCCCGAGATCGCCCTCGTGCGGCTCGAGCAGTTCTACCCGGCGCCGATCGACGAGCTGAACGCCGTGCTCGCACGGTACCCGAACGCCGAACTGGTCTGGGTGCAGGACGAGCCCGAGAACCAAGGCGCCTGGCCGTTCATCGCGCTGGAGGTCGTCAAGCACCTGCAGGACCGCACGATCCGTCTGGTGTCGCGCACCGCATCGGCGTCCCCGGCCACCGGCTCGCCCAAGGTGCACGCACGCGAGCACGCCGAGATCATGAAGGCCGCCATCACGCTGTAG
- a CDS encoding APC family permease produces the protein MKADAVATAVDEHHGSIGVVQGTAMYIAAVLGTGLLVLPGVAAAAAGPASIVAVIAVLILSVPLAGTFGALAARYPDPGGVASYVRRAMGPTAARMTGYWFYFGVCAGTPVVAVLGAEYVVAVAGIDRAAVPILALTIIALPYGANLLGVRVAGWAQFVLTGLLLALVVGVVALALPAVDPVRFTPFLPHGWAGVGTAISLFVWAFAGWEVGTHISGEFRNPRRVIPIATTIALVLTGASYLLLQIATVGVLGASAGDDVVPLLTLVSTLAPGVGPIAVGIVAAIVSLGVLNAYLAAFGKLGASLARNGDLPRWFERGADAGMVPRRALTLTLAVGLVYFAVMVWTGLDLEPFILIHTSNMVAIYAVGMIAAVLILPRWSAGWWMAVIAAVLSAGLLILAGGNLLPSILLAAIAVGVTVWRRLRARRRTP, from the coding sequence ATGAAGGCGGATGCGGTCGCCACCGCGGTGGATGAGCACCACGGTTCGATCGGGGTGGTGCAGGGCACGGCGATGTACATCGCCGCCGTCCTCGGCACCGGTCTGCTCGTGCTGCCCGGCGTCGCCGCGGCCGCGGCGGGTCCGGCCTCGATCGTCGCGGTCATCGCGGTGCTGATCCTGTCCGTGCCGCTCGCGGGGACGTTCGGTGCGCTCGCGGCCCGGTATCCCGATCCCGGAGGTGTGGCCAGCTATGTGCGGCGCGCCATGGGCCCGACGGCGGCGCGCATGACCGGCTACTGGTTCTACTTCGGCGTCTGCGCGGGCACCCCCGTGGTCGCCGTGCTCGGCGCCGAGTACGTGGTCGCGGTCGCCGGCATCGACCGGGCGGCCGTGCCCATCCTTGCGCTCACGATCATCGCGCTGCCCTACGGCGCGAACCTCCTGGGCGTCCGTGTCGCCGGGTGGGCGCAGTTCGTCCTCACCGGCCTGCTCCTCGCCCTCGTCGTGGGCGTCGTGGCGCTCGCGCTGCCCGCGGTCGACCCGGTGCGCTTCACGCCCTTCCTGCCCCATGGCTGGGCCGGCGTCGGCACGGCCATCAGCCTGTTCGTCTGGGCCTTCGCCGGGTGGGAGGTCGGCACGCACATCTCGGGCGAGTTCCGCAATCCCCGCCGCGTCATCCCGATCGCGACCACCATTGCGCTGGTGCTGACCGGTGCCTCGTACCTGCTGCTGCAGATCGCGACGGTCGGCGTGCTGGGCGCATCCGCCGGAGACGACGTTGTCCCGCTCCTCACTCTGGTCTCCACGCTCGCGCCGGGTGTCGGCCCTATCGCGGTCGGCATCGTGGCGGCCATCGTCTCGCTCGGAGTGCTCAACGCCTACCTCGCCGCGTTCGGCAAGCTCGGGGCATCCCTCGCCCGCAACGGCGATCTGCCGCGCTGGTTCGAGCGCGGCGCCGACGCCGGCATGGTGCCGCGCCGTGCGCTCACCCTGACGCTCGCGGTCGGCCTCGTCTACTTCGCGGTCATGGTGTGGACCGGCCTGGACCTCGAGCCTTTCATCCTGATCCACACCAGCAACATGGTGGCCATCTACGCGGTCGGCATGATCGCGGCGGTGCTGATCCTGCCGCGCTGGAGTGCGGGGTGGTGGATGGCGGTGATCGCCGCGGTGCTCTCTGCCGGACTCCTGATCCTCGCCGGCGGCAATCTGCTGCCCAGCATCCTCCTGGCCGCGATCGCGGTCGGCGTCACCGTGTGGCGACGCCTCCGGGCGCGCCGGCGCACCCCGTAG
- a CDS encoding GuaB1 family IMP dehydrogenase-related protein, translated as MEFYGNQPDVDLTYSDVFLVPRRSSVTSRLDVDLSPGDGSTATIPLVSSNMNSVTGARLAATLARRGGLGVLPQDMPLQELDAAIRWVKAQPVPWDTPIVLPPEATVADAARLLPATEGHGIVVADATGDKLSIEDVHGVVPAMRLGSALPDARLGDLARGRVASIDADDVQDARHAFDLIVAAETEIVCVLHHGFVVGTLSRRSALRTTLYRPAVDASGRLIVAAAVGINGDVASKARALAAAGVDVLVIDTAHGHQEGMLRALREVSALDLGIPLAAGNIVTAEGVHDLVAAGADILKVGVGPGAMCTTRMMTAVGRPQFSAVLETAEAARVMGAHVWADGGVRYPRDVALALAAGAASVMIGSWFAGTIEAPGELQVDASGRAYKESWGMASTKAVHERFGRLDPYALARKELFAEGISSSKIYLDPLRPGIEDLLDMITSGVRSSFTYAGAATVAEFHERARVGLQSAAGYEEGKALPVSW; from the coding sequence GTGGAGTTCTACGGAAATCAGCCCGATGTCGATCTGACCTACTCGGACGTGTTTCTCGTGCCGCGACGATCGTCGGTCACGAGTCGTCTCGACGTCGACCTGTCGCCGGGTGACGGCAGTACGGCGACCATCCCGCTGGTCTCCTCCAACATGAACTCGGTCACGGGCGCGCGGCTCGCGGCGACCCTCGCCCGGCGCGGCGGCCTCGGTGTGCTGCCGCAGGACATGCCGCTCCAGGAGTTGGACGCCGCCATCCGCTGGGTCAAGGCGCAGCCCGTGCCGTGGGACACCCCGATCGTCCTTCCCCCGGAGGCGACGGTCGCCGACGCCGCGCGACTGCTGCCCGCGACCGAGGGCCACGGCATCGTGGTGGCAGACGCGACCGGCGACAAGCTCTCGATCGAGGACGTCCACGGCGTGGTGCCGGCGATGCGCCTGGGCTCCGCCCTGCCCGATGCGCGGCTGGGCGACCTCGCCCGTGGGCGCGTGGCGTCCATCGACGCTGACGACGTGCAGGACGCCCGACACGCGTTCGACCTGATCGTCGCCGCCGAGACCGAGATCGTGTGCGTCCTGCACCACGGTTTCGTGGTCGGCACCCTGTCGCGCCGCAGCGCGTTGCGCACCACCCTCTACCGTCCCGCCGTCGACGCGTCCGGGCGACTCATCGTCGCCGCCGCGGTCGGCATCAACGGCGACGTCGCCTCGAAGGCCCGCGCGCTGGCGGCCGCGGGCGTGGACGTCCTGGTCATCGACACCGCGCACGGACATCAGGAGGGGATGCTGCGCGCCCTGCGCGAGGTATCCGCCCTCGACCTCGGGATCCCGCTCGCCGCCGGCAACATCGTCACCGCGGAGGGCGTGCACGACCTCGTCGCCGCGGGCGCCGACATCCTCAAAGTCGGCGTCGGACCGGGCGCCATGTGCACCACCCGCATGATGACCGCGGTCGGGCGGCCGCAGTTCTCCGCCGTCCTGGAGACGGCCGAGGCCGCCCGGGTGATGGGCGCCCACGTGTGGGCCGACGGCGGAGTGCGCTACCCGCGCGACGTCGCGCTCGCGCTCGCCGCGGGCGCGGCATCCGTCATGATCGGCTCGTGGTTCGCCGGCACGATCGAAGCGCCCGGTGAGCTGCAGGTCGACGCCAGCGGGCGGGCCTACAAGGAATCGTGGGGGATGGCCTCGACCAAGGCCGTGCACGAGCGCTTCGGACGCCTCGATCCGTACGCACTGGCGCGCAAGGAGCTGTTCGCCGAGGGGATCTCGTCGTCGAAGATCTACCTGGACCCGCTGCGTCCCGGCATCGAGGACCTGCTCGACATGATCACCTCGGGCGTGCGCTCGTCGTTCACCTATGCCGGCGCCGCCACGGTCGCCGAGTTCCACGAGCGTGCCCGCGTCGGGCTGCAGTCCGCCGCGGGGTACGAAGAGGGCAAGGCGCTGCCCGTCAGCTGGTGA